One window of Klebsiella quasivariicola genomic DNA carries:
- a CDS encoding L-serine ammonia-lyase, giving the protein MISVFDIFKIGIGPSSSHTVGPMKAGKQFTDDLIARGLLADVSKVVVDVYGSLSLTGKGHHTDIAIIMGLAGNLPDTVDIDAIPGFIQDVNTHGRLMLANGQHEVDFPVDQCMNFHADNLSLHENGMRITALAGDKVLYSQTYYSIGGGFIVDEEHFGQTTEAPVAVPYPYKNAADLQRHCRETGLSLSGLMMQNELALHSKEALEQHFAAVWEVMSAGIERGITTEGVLPGKLRVPRRAAALRRMLVSQDTTNSDPMAVVDWINMFALAVNEENAAGGRVVTAPTNGACGIVPAVLAYYDKFIRKVNSNSLARYMLVASAIGSLYKMNASISGAEVGCQGEVGVACSMAAAGLAELLGGSPGQVCIAAEIAMEHNLGLTCDPVAGQVQVPCIERNAIAAVKAVNAARMALRRTSEPRVCLDKVIETMYETGKDMNAKYRETSRGGLAMKIVACD; this is encoded by the coding sequence ATGATCAGCGTATTCGATATCTTTAAAATCGGCATTGGCCCTTCCAGCTCCCATACCGTTGGACCGATGAAAGCGGGCAAACAATTCACTGACGACCTGATCGCGCGCGGCCTGCTGGCCGACGTCAGCAAAGTCGTCGTCGACGTCTACGGCTCCCTCTCCCTGACCGGTAAAGGCCACCATACCGATATCGCGATTATCATGGGACTCGCCGGCAACCTGCCGGATACCGTCGACATCGACGCCATTCCGGGCTTTATTCAGGACGTTAATACCCATGGCCGCCTGATGCTGGCCAACGGTCAGCACGAAGTGGACTTCCCGGTGGATCAGTGCATGAATTTCCATGCCGACAATCTGTCGCTGCATGAGAATGGCATGCGCATCACCGCCCTGGCCGGCGACAAAGTGCTCTACAGCCAGACGTATTACTCTATCGGCGGCGGCTTTATCGTCGATGAGGAGCACTTTGGCCAGACTACCGAGGCGCCGGTTGCCGTTCCTTACCCTTACAAAAACGCCGCCGACCTGCAGCGTCACTGCCGTGAAACCGGGCTGTCGCTCTCCGGCCTGATGATGCAGAACGAACTGGCGCTGCACAGCAAAGAAGCCCTTGAGCAACACTTCGCCGCAGTATGGGAAGTGATGAGCGCCGGTATTGAGCGCGGCATCACCACCGAAGGGGTCCTGCCGGGCAAACTCCGCGTCCCGCGCCGCGCCGCCGCGCTGCGCCGCATGCTGGTGAGCCAGGACACCACCAACAGCGATCCCATGGCGGTGGTCGACTGGATCAATATGTTCGCCCTGGCGGTGAATGAAGAGAACGCCGCCGGTGGCCGGGTGGTAACCGCGCCGACCAACGGCGCCTGCGGTATCGTGCCGGCGGTGCTGGCCTACTACGACAAGTTTATCCGCAAGGTGAACAGCAACTCCCTGGCCCGCTATATGCTGGTCGCCAGCGCCATCGGTTCGCTGTATAAGATGAACGCCTCCATCTCCGGTGCCGAAGTCGGCTGCCAGGGTGAAGTGGGTGTCGCCTGCTCGATGGCGGCAGCCGGTCTGGCGGAACTGCTGGGCGGTAGCCCGGGTCAGGTGTGCATCGCGGCAGAGATCGCCATGGAGCATAACCTCGGCCTGACCTGCGACCCGGTTGCCGGCCAGGTGCAGGTGCCCTGCATCGAACGCAACGCTATCGCCGCCGTGAAAGCGGTCAACGCCGCACGAATGGCGCTGCGCCGGACCAGCGAGCCGCGCGTCTGCCTCGATAAAGTGATCGAGACCATGTACGAAACCGGTAAAGACATGAACGCCAAGTACCGGGAAACCTCTCGCGGTGGCCTGGCGATGAAGATCGTCGCCTGCGATTAA
- a CDS encoding HAAAP family serine/threonine permease yields the protein METTQTSTIVSGETRSGWRKTDTMWMLGLYGTAIGAGVLFLPINAGVGGMIPLIIMAILAFPMTFFAHRGMTRFVLSGKNPGEDITEVVEEHFGVGAGKLITLLYFFAIYPILLVYSVAITNTVETFMAHQLHMTPPPRAILSLILIVGMMTIVRFGEQMIVKAMSVLVFPFVIALMVLALYLIPQWNGAALETLSLSGASVTGNGLLMTLWLAIPVMVFSFNHSPIISSFAVAKREEYGEGAEKKCSSILARAHIMMVLTVMFFVFSCVLSLSPADLAAAKEQNISILSYLANHFNAPVIAWMAPIIAMIAITKSFLGHYLGAREGFNGMVIKSLRSKGKSIEINKLNKLTALFMLITTWIVATLNPSILGMIETLGGPIIAMILFLMPMYAIQKVPAMRKYSGHISNVFVVIMGLIAISAIFYSLFS from the coding sequence ATGGAAACCACTCAAACCAGCACCATCGTTTCGGGCGAAACCCGCAGCGGATGGCGTAAAACCGACACCATGTGGATGCTGGGCCTGTACGGTACAGCGATTGGCGCGGGCGTCTTGTTCCTGCCGATCAACGCCGGCGTCGGCGGCATGATCCCCCTGATTATCATGGCGATTCTGGCCTTCCCGATGACCTTCTTCGCTCACCGCGGCATGACCCGTTTCGTCCTCTCCGGGAAAAACCCGGGCGAAGACATCACCGAAGTGGTGGAAGAACACTTCGGCGTGGGCGCAGGTAAGCTGATTACCCTGCTCTACTTCTTCGCTATCTACCCGATCCTGCTGGTTTACAGCGTGGCGATCACTAACACCGTCGAAACCTTCATGGCGCATCAGCTGCACATGACGCCGCCGCCGCGCGCCATTCTGTCGTTGATCCTGATCGTCGGCATGATGACCATCGTGCGTTTCGGTGAGCAGATGATTGTGAAAGCGATGAGCGTGCTGGTGTTCCCGTTCGTTATCGCGCTGATGGTGCTGGCTCTGTATCTGATCCCGCAGTGGAACGGCGCGGCGCTGGAGACGCTCTCCCTGAGCGGCGCTTCCGTTACCGGCAACGGCCTGCTGATGACCCTGTGGCTGGCGATCCCGGTGATGGTCTTCTCCTTCAACCACTCGCCGATCATCTCTTCCTTCGCGGTAGCCAAACGTGAAGAGTACGGCGAAGGCGCTGAGAAGAAATGCTCCAGCATCCTCGCTCGCGCGCACATCATGATGGTGCTGACCGTGATGTTCTTCGTCTTCAGCTGCGTCCTGAGCCTCTCTCCGGCTGACCTCGCCGCAGCGAAAGAACAGAACATCTCGATTCTGTCTTACCTGGCAAACCACTTTAACGCGCCGGTTATCGCCTGGATGGCACCGATCATCGCGATGATCGCCATCACTAAATCCTTCCTCGGCCACTATCTGGGTGCCCGCGAAGGCTTTAACGGCATGGTGATTAAATCCCTGCGCAGTAAAGGCAAATCGATTGAAATCAACAAACTGAACAAGCTGACCGCGCTGTTCATGCTGATCACCACCTGGATTGTGGCAACCCTGAACCCGAGCATCCTCGGGATGATCGAGACACTGGGCGGCCCGATTATCGCGATGATCCTGTTCCTGATGCCGATGTACGCGATTCAGAAAGTGCCGGCGATGCGTAAATACAGCGGCCATATCAGCAACGTCTTCGTGGTGATTATGGGCCTGATTGCCATCTCCGCGATTTTCTACTCGCTGTTCAGCTAA
- the ppnN gene encoding nucleotide 5'-monophosphate nucleosidase PpnN → MITHVSPLGSMDMLSQLEVDMLKRTASSDLYQLFRNCSLAVLNSGSLTDNSKELLSRFENFDINVLRRERGVKLELINPPEEAFVDGRIIRSLQANLFAVLRDILFVYGQIHNTVRFPNLDLESSVHITNLVFSILRNARALHVGEAPNMIVCWGGHSINENEYLYARRVGTQLGLRELNICTGCGPGAMEAPMKGAAVGHAQQRYKDSRFIGMTEPSIIAAEPPNPLVNELIIMPDIEKRLEAFVRIAHGIIIFPGGVGTAEELLYLLGILMHPENKAQVLPLILTGPKESADYFRVLDEFITHTLGESARRHYRIIIDDPAEVARQMKKAMPLVKESRRETDDAYSFNWSIRISPDLQMPFDPTHENMANLKLSPDQPVEVLAADLRRAFSGIVAGNVKEVGIQAIEQYGPYKLHGDPEMMRRMDDLLQGFVAQHRMKLPGGTAYIPCYEIIA, encoded by the coding sequence TTGATTACACATGTTAGCCCGCTTGGTTCAATGGATATGCTGTCGCAGCTGGAAGTGGATATGCTTAAGCGCACCGCCAGCAGTGACCTGTATCAACTCTTTCGCAACTGCTCGCTTGCGGTGCTCAACTCGGGGAGCCTGACCGATAACAGCAAGGAGCTGCTCTCCCGTTTTGAAAATTTCGATATTAACGTGCTGCGTCGCGAACGCGGCGTGAAGCTGGAACTGATCAACCCGCCGGAGGAGGCCTTCGTTGACGGGCGCATCATCCGTTCCCTGCAGGCCAACCTGTTCGCCGTGCTGCGCGATATCCTGTTCGTTTACGGCCAGATCCACAATACGGTTCGCTTCCCGAACCTCGATCTGGAAAGCTCGGTCCATATTACCAACCTGGTATTCTCGATCCTGCGCAACGCCCGCGCGCTGCACGTCGGCGAAGCGCCGAACATGATCGTCTGCTGGGGCGGCCACTCGATCAACGAGAACGAGTACCTCTACGCCCGCCGTGTCGGTACGCAGCTGGGTCTGCGGGAACTGAACATCTGCACCGGCTGCGGGCCTGGCGCGATGGAAGCGCCGATGAAAGGCGCCGCCGTTGGCCATGCGCAGCAGCGCTACAAAGACAGCCGCTTTATCGGCATGACCGAGCCGTCCATTATCGCCGCGGAACCGCCAAACCCGCTGGTCAATGAGCTGATCATCATGCCGGATATCGAAAAGCGTCTGGAAGCCTTCGTGCGCATCGCCCACGGGATCATTATCTTCCCGGGCGGCGTCGGCACCGCCGAAGAGCTGCTCTATCTGCTGGGCATTCTGATGCATCCGGAGAATAAAGCGCAGGTGCTGCCGCTGATCCTCACCGGACCGAAAGAGAGTGCCGACTATTTCCGCGTACTGGACGAGTTTATCACCCATACTCTGGGCGAATCCGCTCGTCGCCACTACCGGATCATCATCGACGATCCGGCGGAAGTGGCGCGGCAGATGAAAAAAGCGATGCCGCTGGTGAAAGAGAGCCGTCGCGAGACCGATGACGCCTACAGCTTCAACTGGTCGATTCGCATTTCGCCGGACCTGCAGATGCCGTTTGATCCGACCCACGAGAACATGGCCAATCTCAAACTCTCTCCGGACCAGCCGGTGGAAGTGCTGGCCGCCGACCTGCGTCGCGCCTTCTCCGGCATTGTCGCGGGGAACGTCAAAGAGGTGGGTATCCAGGCCATTGAGCAGTACGGTCCTTACAAACTCCACGGCGATCCGGAGATGATGCGCCGTATGGACGATCTGCTGCAGGGCTTCGTCGCCCAGCACCGCATGAAGCTCCCGGGCGGCACCGCCTATATTCCCTGCTACGAAATCATCGCCTGA
- the queF gene encoding NADPH-dependent 7-cyano-7-deazaguanine reductase QueF (Catalyzes the NADPH-dependent reduction of 7-cyano-7-deazaguanine (preQ0) to 7-aminomethyl-7-deazaguanine (preQ1) in queuosine biosynthesis), whose product MSSYDNHQALAGLTLGKSTDYRDTYDASLLQGVPRSLNRDPLGLHADNLPFHGADIWTLYELSWLNAKGLPQVAVGHVELPDTSVNLVESKSFKLYLNSFNQTRFASWQDVAETLTRDLSACAQGEVKVSLYRLDELEGQPIAHLHGTCIDDQDIEIDNYQFSADYLQGAASGKIVEETLVSHLLKSNCLITHQPDWGSVQIQYRGAKIDREQLLRYLVSFRHHNEFHEQCVERIFNDILRFCQPESLSVYARYTRRGGLDINPWRSNGDFSPATGRLARQ is encoded by the coding sequence TCTTCTTACGATAATCATCAGGCGCTCGCCGGCCTGACGCTCGGTAAATCAACCGATTACCGCGATACCTATGACGCCTCGCTGTTGCAGGGCGTCCCGCGTAGCCTCAATCGCGACCCGCTGGGCCTGCATGCCGATAACCTGCCCTTTCACGGCGCCGATATCTGGACGCTGTACGAACTCTCCTGGCTCAACGCCAAAGGTCTGCCGCAGGTGGCCGTCGGCCACGTCGAGCTGCCTGATACCAGCGTTAATCTGGTGGAGTCGAAAAGCTTTAAGCTCTATCTCAACAGCTTTAACCAGACCCGTTTCGCCAGCTGGCAGGACGTTGCAGAGACGCTGACTCGCGATCTGAGCGCCTGCGCGCAGGGTGAAGTCAAGGTGTCGCTGTATCGACTGGATGAACTGGAAGGCCAGCCGATCGCCCATCTGCACGGCACCTGCATCGACGATCAGGATATCGAGATCGATAACTATCAGTTCAGCGCCGACTACCTGCAGGGCGCCGCCAGCGGCAAAATCGTGGAAGAGACGCTGGTCAGCCACCTGCTGAAATCCAATTGTCTTATCACCCATCAGCCGGACTGGGGCTCGGTGCAGATCCAGTATCGAGGGGCAAAAATCGACCGCGAGCAGCTGCTGCGCTATCTGGTCTCATTCCGCCACCATAACGAATTCCATGAGCAGTGCGTCGAACGCATCTTTAACGATATTCTTCGTTTCTGCCAGCCGGAATCGCTTTCCGTTTACGCGCGCTACACGCGACGCGGCGGGCTGGATATTAACCCCTGGCGCAGCAACGGCGACTTTTCCCCTGCCACCGGCCGCCTCGCCCGACAATAA